In the genome of Corallococcus soli, the window GCCCGGGCGCGCTGGGCCAGGTGCTGCAACGGCTCACGCAGCGCGGGGTGAACCTCACCAAGCTGGAGTCGCGCCCCATCCCCGGCGCGCCGTGGCAGTACCGCTTCTACCTGGACGTGGAGGGCCACGCGGCCTCCGCGTCCGTGACGGCGGCGCTGGAGGACCTGCGCTCCCTCACCTCGTCGCTGCGCGTGCTGGGCACGTACCCGCGCGCGGAGCCCATCGATGGATGACGCCGCCCCCCGCCGCATCGCCTTCCAGGGCGAGCGCGGCGCGTACGGCGACGAAGCCGCGCGCGCCCTCTTCGGCCCGGCGGTGGTGGTGGTCCCCTGCCCTTCCTTCCGCGCCGTCCTCGAAGCCGTCGCCGAAGGCCGGGTGGACGGCGGCGTCGTGCCCGTGGAGAGCGCGCTCGCGGGGCCGGTGGCGGAGGTGGTGGACCTGCTGCTGGAGTTCACCCCGCGCCTGTCCGGGGAGCTGCGCCTGCGCGTGCGCCACTGCCTGCTCGCGCCGCCGGGGCGCTCGCTCGCGAGCCTCACCCGCGCGCTGTCCCATCCCCAGGCGCTGGCGCAGTGCTCGGGCTGGCTGCGCAAGCACCACCTCCAGCCGGTGCCGGAGGTGAACACCGCGGTGGCCGCGCGACGCGTGGGCGAGGAGGCCCCCGCGGGCACGGCGGCCATCGCCAGCCGGGCGGCGGCGGACCTCTACGGCCTGGCCGTCCTCGCCGAGGGCATCGAGGACTCGCCGGACAACGCCACCCGCTTCCTCGCGGTGGGCCCGGCCCTCCCGCCCCACCTGGGCTCGCGGTGGAAGACGTCCGTGGTGCTCACCCTAAACGACGGGCCCGGCGCGCTCGCGGGGGTGCTGGGGGCCTTCGCCGCGCGGGGCGTGAACGTCGCGCGGCTGGAGTCCCGCCCCGGCGGCGTCCGCGCCTGGGACTACCGCTGGTGCCTGGACGTGGACGGCGCCCAGGACGCGCCGCCCGTGCGAACCGCGCTGGACGAGGCCCGGAGCCAGTGCACGTCGCTCCAGGTCCTCGGCAGCTACGCGCTCAGCGACTGAGCTGCGCGGGGGCGGCGGCCTTGGAACCCAGCCCGTCCCCGTTCTGCACCGCCTCCGTGTACGCGCCGCGCACGATGCTCGCGTAGCGCTGGAGCGCGCCCAGCTGCTCCAGGCGCAGCGCCTGCGGGCCGTCGCACAAGGCAATCTCCGGGTGCGGGTGGAAGTCCACCAGCACCATGGACGCGCCCGCGATGAGGCCCTGGCCAATGGCGTGGAAGATGTCCGGCAGCCCGTCCGGCGGAGCCTCCGCGCGCCCGATGGCGTGCGACGGGTCCACGCACACCGGCATGCGCGTCAGCCGGCGCACCACGGGCACGTGCGCGAAGTCCACCATGTTGCGGTGCGGGTCGCCCAGGTGCGTCTTCACGCCGCGAAGGCAGAAGACGATCTTCGGGTTGCCCTCGCTCGCCACGTACTCGCACGCGTTGAGGGACTCCTCCAGCGTGATGCCCATGCCGCGCTTGAAGAGCACCGGGAACGCGCGCTGCTGGCCAATGCTCTTGAGCAGCTCGAAGTTCTGCGCGTTGCGCGTGCCCACCTGGAGCATCACGCCCGTGGGGTGGCCCGCCACCTTGAGCGCGTCGTTGATCTCGTCGATGTGGCGCGGGTGCGTCACCTCCATCGCGACGACCTTGATGCCGTGCTTGCCCGCGGACTCGAAGACCCACGGCAGGCACTTGGCGCCCAGGCCCTGGAACTCATACGGGTTGGTGCGCGGCTTGTACGCGCCCATGCGCGTCGTCTGGATGCCGCAGCGCGCGAGCGCCGCCATCATCGAGTCCACGCTCTCCAGCGAATCCACCGCGCACAGGCCCGCGAACAGGTTCACCGACGTGTCGCCAAAGGACACGCCGTTGTAGTCGAAGCCCGCCGTGGTGCGCTGGCCGCCGTGCCGCCCGATGATCCGGTACTTCTGCGACACGCGCACCACCTGGCGCACG includes:
- a CDS encoding 3-deoxy-7-phosphoheptulonate synthase, with amino-acid sequence MIVMLEPDSPESVVNAVLHLASQYEGVTPRAHVVQGAESTITELYLLGSTAQVPLEPFQQLPGVRQVVRVSQKYRIIGRHGGQRTTAGFDYNGVSFGDTSVNLFAGLCAVDSLESVDSMMAALARCGIQTTRMGAYKPRTNPYEFQGLGAKCLPWVFESAGKHGIKVVAMEVTHPRHIDEINDALKVAGHPTGVMLQVGTRNAQNFELLKSIGQQRAFPVLFKRGMGITLEESLNACEYVASEGNPKIVFCLRGVKTHLGDPHRNMVDFAHVPVVRRLTRMPVCVDPSHAIGRAEAPPDGLPDIFHAIGQGLIAGASMVLVDFHPHPEIALCDGPQALRLEQLGALQRYASIVRGAYTEAVQNGDGLGSKAAAPAQLSR
- a CDS encoding prephenate dehydratase; translation: MDDAAPRRIAFQGERGAYGDEAARALFGPAVVVVPCPSFRAVLEAVAEGRVDGGVVPVESALAGPVAEVVDLLLEFTPRLSGELRLRVRHCLLAPPGRSLASLTRALSHPQALAQCSGWLRKHHLQPVPEVNTAVAARRVGEEAPAGTAAIASRAAADLYGLAVLAEGIEDSPDNATRFLAVGPALPPHLGSRWKTSVVLTLNDGPGALAGVLGAFAARGVNVARLESRPGGVRAWDYRWCLDVDGAQDAPPVRTALDEARSQCTSLQVLGSYALSD